A segment of the Desulfofundulus kuznetsovii DSM 6115 genome:
TGCTGAACAAGGTAGAGATCAGTGGTGTGAACACCTCAAAACTCCCCCTGTTAACGGGGACCCAGATGCGCCAGTTGTTCGAAGCAATGCATAACGGAGACCAGGAAGCCCGAACCCAGTTGATTAATGGTAACCTGCGCTTGGTCCTTTCGGTAATCCAGCGGTTTACCAACCGCGGTGAATATGTGGACGACCTCTTTCAGGTGGGTTGCATCGGATTGATGAAGGCGATCGATAATTTTGACCTCTCCCAGAACGTTAAGTTTTCCACCTATGCTGTTCCCATGATCATCGGTGAAATCCGGCGTTATTTAAGAGATAACAATTCCATTCGCGTAAGCCGCTCTTTAAGGGATATTGCCTATAAAGCCCTGCAGGTAAGAGACAACCTGGTAAACAAGTATTCCCGGGAACCGTCGATTAACGAAATCGCCGGGGAATTGAAGCTGCCCCGGGAGGAAATAGTTTTTGCCCTGGATGCCATCCAGGAACCCATTTCCCTCTTTGAACCTATCTATCATGACGGCGGGGACCCCATCTTTGTCATGGACCAGATTAAGGACGAAAAGAACCACGACCATAACTGGCTGGAAGGCATCGCCATCAGGGATGCTTTAAGACGACTGAGCGATCGGGAAAAATTAATCCTGACCTTACGTTTTTATGAGGGGAAAACCCAGATGGAGGTGGCGGAAGAGATCGGCATATCCCAGGCCCAGGTATCCCGCCTGGAGAAGGCTGCTTTAAATAACATGCGCAAATATTTATAGGTTTTATTTTTGGCGTTTCTTTCTGCCGCCGGTGTTGTCCCTTCTGACCGCTCCCAGGGGATAAAACTCACCGGTGCTTTCGCTTTTCTGTGCCCCCATTACTCCAGGTTTAAGCTGTCGAAATACGGGTAAAACTAGGGGTAGAACAAATATTTGCAAGTTAAGTAATGGGGGAACGAGAAAATGCTCTCGCAAAGGCGGATTGGCTTTTGGGTTGCAGGTGTGCTGGCGGTGACGCTGCTGGCTAGCTGGGGTTGGTACCGGCATGTCATGGATAACCCTTACCGTCCCGATCACCTGATCCGCTTCCATGTGATTGCCAACAGCAATTCCCCTGCTGACCAGGCGCTGAAATTCCGGGTGCGGGATGTGCTCGTCCAGGCCATGACCCCTCGCTTCCAGCAGGCCCGCGATATTGAAGAAGCCAGGATCATCGCCCGGACCAACCTGGATTACATGGAGCAACTGGCCAGGCAGGCAATCCGCGATGCCGGGGCGGACTACCCCGTTACCGTGTCCCTGGGTCACTACCGGTTTCCGGCGAAAACCTATCACGTGGCTAATGCCAACCCGGGGAGAGTTCACGACCTGACCCTGCCCGCCGGCGAATATGAAGCGGTGCGGGTGGTCATCGGCCGGGGTGCCGGTGCCAACTGGTGGTGCGTGTTATTCCCTCCTCTATGTTTTGTAGATGTTCAAAATGCTGCCGGACCTTGTGCCGGTGAACGGGAAAACCCGCCCCGGCGGGACCCAGGGTTGAAGCATGATCCGGCTAAAAAAAGTCCGGAGCAAAAACCTTTCTCTCCGCCGGATGAAGATGCCGCGGCGGGTTCAAAAGCGGAGCCGGCTTTTAAATGGACCGGCCCCCCCGCCGTAGCCACCCTGGCTCCCACCCACCGGAACGGCCAGGACGG
Coding sequences within it:
- the spoIIR gene encoding stage II sporulation protein R, producing the protein MLSQRRIGFWVAGVLAVTLLASWGWYRHVMDNPYRPDHLIRFHVIANSNSPADQALKFRVRDVLVQAMTPRFQQARDIEEARIIARTNLDYMEQLARQAIRDAGADYPVTVSLGHYRFPAKTYHVANANPGRVHDLTLPAGEYEAVRVVIGRGAGANWWCVLFPPLCFVDVQNAAGPCAGERENPPRRDPGLKHDPAKKSPEQKPFSPPDEDAAAGSKAEPAFKWTGPPAVATLAPTHRNGQDGGTILRVNSSDGTPVEFRFRILDFFAGAHGWLDRLWSAQHSPFSGNYAGD
- the sigG gene encoding RNA polymerase sporulation sigma factor SigG translates to MLLNKVEISGVNTSKLPLLTGTQMRQLFEAMHNGDQEARTQLINGNLRLVLSVIQRFTNRGEYVDDLFQVGCIGLMKAIDNFDLSQNVKFSTYAVPMIIGEIRRYLRDNNSIRVSRSLRDIAYKALQVRDNLVNKYSREPSINEIAGELKLPREEIVFALDAIQEPISLFEPIYHDGGDPIFVMDQIKDEKNHDHNWLEGIAIRDALRRLSDREKLILTLRFYEGKTQMEVAEEIGISQAQVSRLEKAALNNMRKYL